The Sinorhizobium fredii USDA 257 region CCCCTATACAGGGCCGCGGTGTCCTCCTCGCGTCTCGTGCGCAATATCCGCTGTCGCCGAGTACAAAAAATGCAAGGAAACACTGGATAAACGGCACGAGCCAATGTAACAGGTGTTTCCGGAATCGGGGCCATTCAAAAGCCTCAATTGGCCAACAGGACAACGGCGGCTGACGATACTCACCAGCGGAACGAACTGTTCCGTGGCCGGTTTTCAGGAGACGGAATCACAATGATCTTCAAGTCGAACTTCACCAAACGTGCGGGAATGGCAGCGCTGGCGCTCTCCGTAGCAGCAGCCGGCGCGCCGGGTATCGCCTCTGCGCAGCAGGGCAAGCCCCCGCAGGGTTGGTTCAAGGTTTGCACGAAGCAGGAGGATAACGACGTCTGCATCGTTCAGAACCTGCTCACCGCTAATAATGGTCAGCTTATCACCGCCGTCGGCCTTATCACCGTCTCCGGCAAGGTCAACCGCAAGGTTGTGCAGGTTTCGGTACCTTCCGCGCGCATGATCCCACCGGGCGTTCAGATGCAGATCGATGGCGGCAAGGGCGTCAAGCTCGACTACGCCATCTGCATGCCCGACAAGTGCGTTGCCGAGGCGCCGCTCTCCGACGCACTCATCGCCAACCTGAAGAAGGGCAATGAAGTCGTCTTCACGTCGGTCAATTTCCAGCGTGCTCCCAACCCGATCAAGATGACGCTGGAAGGCTTTACCGGC contains the following coding sequences:
- a CDS encoding invasion associated locus B family protein; this translates as MIFKSNFTKRAGMAALALSVAAAGAPGIASAQQGKPPQGWFKVCTKQEDNDVCIVQNLLTANNGQLITAVGLITVSGKVNRKVVQVSVPSARMIPPGVQMQIDGGKGVKLDYAICMPDKCVAEAPLSDALIANLKKGNEVVFTSVNFQRAPNPIKMTLEGFTGIFDGEPIEQSQLEERQRLLQEEMQKKAEDARKKLEEAQKAAKQQ